One stretch of Prunus persica cultivar Lovell chromosome G1, Prunus_persica_NCBIv2, whole genome shotgun sequence DNA includes these proteins:
- the LOC18789064 gene encoding defensin Ec-AMP-D2, producing the protein MERSMRLFSTAFVFFLLLAAAGMMGPMVAEARTCESQSNRFKGTCVSTSNCASVCQTEGFPGGHCRGFRRRCFCTKHC; encoded by the exons ATGGAGCGCTCCATGCGTTTATTTTCAACTGCCTTCGTCTTCTTTCTGCTTCTGGCAGCTGCTG GGATGATGGGGCCAATGGTTGCTGAGGCTAGGACCTGTGAGTCTCAGAGTAATCGGTTCAAGGGAACTTGCGTGAGTACAAGCAACTGTGCATCTGTTTGCCAAACTGAGGGCTTCCCTGGTGGCCATTGTCGTGGCTTTCGCCGCAGATGCTTTTGCACTAAACATTGTTAA
- the LOC18790304 gene encoding defensin-like protein 1 produces the protein MDRSIRLVSAAFVLVLLLVAAEMGPMAVEGRDAKKVEPKKKTCDSQSQKFKGMCFLTSSCVQSCKSEGFTGGQCRGFRRRCFCSKNC, from the exons ATGGATCGCTCCATCCGCCTTGTCTCAGCTGCCTTCGTTCTTGTCCTGCTTTTGGTGGCTGCCG AGATGGGACCAATGGCTGTGGAGGGAAGGGACGCTAAGAAGGTTGagccaaagaagaagacatgtGATTCTCAGAGCCAAAAATTCAAGGGGATGTGCTTTTTGACAAGTAGCTGTGTGCAATCTTGCAAATCAGAGGGCTTCACCGGAGGCCAATGCCGCGGTTTCCGCCGCAGATGCTTTTGCTCCAAAAATTGTTGA